A single region of the Cronobacter condimenti 1330 genome encodes:
- a CDS encoding alpha/beta hydrolase fold domain-containing protein, which yields MTQTQPLAKDFANLLAVRNMMMSARVANDADDDRARVARWISGLSAPLACDMREEAGVRRFYPDVVRDPQPIFYLHGGGLVYYSTAVFAPFLSALCQQTGREIYAFDYPKAPETPMQDCVDALERQLAEWITLARPPALVGDSVGGLLALWFASGPFAGAFSSLHLIYPVLARHHDFASFDAFGQGYLLDAQTMRGFARHWLPWCDAKRFDPLDTGFAWRALPPCTVHTAGYDVLKDEGLAFVAKAREQGCSLTHYHHPAMPHDFCLYAGKLPSAQRAVDVIADALTNRTE from the coding sequence ATGACGCAGACGCAACCGCTGGCGAAAGATTTCGCCAACCTGCTGGCCGTGCGCAACATGATGATGTCGGCCCGCGTGGCGAATGACGCCGATGATGACCGCGCGCGCGTGGCGCGCTGGATTTCGGGCCTGTCCGCGCCGCTTGCCTGCGACATGCGGGAAGAGGCGGGAGTACGGCGCTTTTATCCGGACGTGGTGCGCGATCCGCAGCCGATTTTCTATCTGCACGGCGGCGGACTGGTCTATTACTCAACGGCAGTTTTCGCGCCTTTTTTAAGCGCGCTGTGCCAGCAAACCGGGCGCGAGATTTATGCGTTCGATTACCCGAAAGCCCCGGAAACGCCGATGCAGGATTGCGTTGACGCGCTGGAAAGGCAACTGGCAGAGTGGATAACCCTTGCGCGCCCTCCAGCGCTGGTGGGTGACAGCGTCGGCGGCCTGCTGGCGCTCTGGTTCGCCAGCGGCCCGTTCGCCGGCGCATTTTCCAGCCTGCATTTGATTTATCCGGTGCTGGCCCGCCACCACGATTTCGCGTCGTTTGACGCGTTCGGCCAGGGCTATCTGCTGGACGCGCAGACGATGCGCGGATTCGCCCGCCACTGGCTGCCGTGGTGCGACGCGAAGCGGTTCGATCCGCTGGATACGGGCTTCGCCTGGCGCGCGCTGCCGCCCTGTACGGTGCATACCGCCGGATATGATGTTCTGAAGGATGAAGGCCTGGCGTTTGTCGCGAAGGCCCGCGAGCAGGGATGTTCGCTGACGCATTATCACCATCCCGCGATGCCGCATGATTTCTGTCTGTATGCGGGGAAACTACCAAGCGCACAGCGTGCTGTGGATGTTATCGCAGACGCGCTAACCAACCGAACGGAGTAA
- a CDS encoding rhodanese-like domain-containing protein — protein sequence MSNLEQLAYYQKKLSFEADSWDLYLALNAGENIVVVDGRSEEAYQREHIPGAINLPHKALCFNNTTELDKSKVYICYCDGIGCNGSTKTAMKLLTLGFQVKELIGGLDWWKRDGYATEGHQGRDGTPVSCGC from the coding sequence ATGTCAAACCTTGAACAGCTGGCGTATTACCAGAAAAAACTCTCCTTTGAAGCCGATTCATGGGATCTCTATCTCGCGCTCAACGCCGGGGAAAATATCGTGGTCGTGGATGGCCGTAGCGAAGAGGCGTACCAGCGCGAGCATATTCCGGGCGCGATTAACCTGCCGCATAAAGCGCTGTGCTTTAACAACACCACTGAGCTGGATAAATCCAAAGTCTACATCTGCTACTGCGACGGGATCGGCTGTAACGGCTCGACCAAGACCGCGATGAAGCTGCTGACGCTGGGTTTCCAGGTGAAAGAGCTTATCGGCGGGCTGGACTGGTGGAAACGCGACGGTTACGCCACTGAAGGTCATCAGGGCCGCGACGGCACACCGGTAAGCTGCGGCTGCTGA
- a CDS encoding nuclear transport factor 2 family protein, whose translation MSANNVQRVAAVCEKFRTLDMEIIMSCFTKEVTVNYNQLDTLRGKAALNEFLTPRYRVLGDYQLDKKIVMEEGDRVCVEVRASYVNKNTQVAFQSRIFEILVFEENLISHWDYIGHSEEVISWSI comes from the coding sequence ATGTCCGCAAATAATGTTCAGCGGGTTGCTGCGGTATGTGAAAAATTCCGCACGCTGGATATGGAAATAATTATGTCGTGTTTTACGAAAGAGGTGACGGTGAATTATAACCAGCTGGATACGCTGCGCGGCAAAGCGGCGTTAAATGAATTCCTGACGCCGCGCTACCGGGTGCTTGGCGATTATCAGCTTGATAAAAAAATCGTTATGGAAGAGGGCGATCGCGTCTGCGTTGAAGTGCGCGCGAGCTATGTGAATAAAAATACGCAGGTCGCTTTTCAGAGTCGTATTTTTGAAATTCTGGTGTTTGAAGAAAATCTTATTTCCCACTGGGATTATATCGGCCACAGCGAAGAAGTTATTTCCTGGTCAATTTAA
- a CDS encoding SidA/IucD/PvdA family monooxygenase, whose amino-acid sequence MTTQMHCAGDIPGNETEYDIIGIGFGPANIALAIALEEFGFEGKCLFLERRDGPCWQPQMLLSGSDIQNHPARDLVTPRNPRSRYTFLNFLFEKNRLFEHLNLGLEFPLRREFAEYVTWVAQAFSHQVKYGQNVTRISLDKSATPQRYQIETADGAVWRARALVVAPGRTPLIPEVFTRASRERVFHLTSYLESLEKLNACRPLRRIAVVGGSQSAVEILLHLRQSWPQVEVINIQRGYGFRLKDTSPFSEHVYFPEFVDYYFSSSAAAKQNINRHLHYTNYSSADKDVIHQLYVGLYEDKLAGQQRVQILANQQITGYRETASGCTLHLTDSHTHRQQTISDLDGVVLATGFRNLGNGESEELCPPLLSELYPMIETQESGFLKINRDYSLSSRPGCALPPLFLNGLCESSHGYGDAGSFSLLSLRAKDIWMSLSPLLQEQEVPV is encoded by the coding sequence ATGACCACGCAAATGCATTGCGCCGGGGATATTCCTGGTAATGAAACGGAATACGATATTATCGGCATCGGTTTTGGCCCGGCGAATATAGCGCTGGCGATTGCCTTAGAAGAGTTTGGCTTTGAAGGAAAATGCCTGTTTCTGGAGCGTCGCGACGGCCCCTGCTGGCAGCCGCAAATGCTGCTGTCGGGCAGCGATATCCAGAACCATCCGGCGCGCGATCTGGTGACGCCGCGCAACCCGCGCAGCCGCTATACCTTTCTCAACTTTTTGTTTGAGAAGAACCGGCTGTTTGAGCATCTCAACCTCGGGCTGGAATTCCCGCTGCGCCGGGAGTTTGCGGAATATGTCACCTGGGTGGCGCAGGCGTTTTCACATCAGGTGAAATACGGGCAGAACGTCACCAGAATCAGCCTTGATAAAAGCGCGACGCCGCAGCGTTATCAGATTGAAACCGCCGATGGCGCCGTGTGGCGCGCCCGCGCGCTGGTGGTGGCGCCGGGGCGCACGCCGCTTATCCCGGAGGTATTTACCCGCGCCAGCCGCGAGCGGGTTTTCCATCTGACGTCCTATCTGGAAAGCCTGGAGAAACTCAATGCGTGTCGTCCGCTGCGCCGGATTGCGGTCGTCGGCGGCAGCCAGAGCGCGGTGGAAATTCTGCTGCATCTGCGCCAGAGCTGGCCGCAGGTGGAGGTTATCAATATTCAGCGCGGCTATGGGTTTCGCCTGAAGGACACCAGCCCGTTTAGCGAACATGTTTATTTCCCGGAGTTCGTGGATTACTACTTTTCCAGCTCTGCGGCGGCGAAGCAAAACATCAACCGCCATCTGCATTACACCAACTACTCCTCGGCGGATAAAGACGTCATTCACCAGCTTTATGTGGGCCTGTACGAAGACAAACTCGCCGGCCAGCAACGGGTGCAGATCCTCGCGAACCAGCAGATAACCGGCTATCGCGAAACGGCCTCGGGCTGCACGCTGCACCTGACCGACAGCCACACTCACCGCCAGCAAACCATAAGCGACCTGGACGGCGTCGTGCTGGCGACCGGTTTTCGCAATCTCGGCAACGGCGAGAGCGAAGAGCTGTGCCCGCCGCTGTTAAGCGAGCTTTACCCGATGATTGAAACCCAGGAGAGCGGCTTTTTGAAAATCAACCGCGACTACAGCCTGAGTTCCCGGCCCGGTTGCGCGCTGCCGCCGCTGTTCCTGAACGGCCTGTGTGAGTCCTCTCACGGTTATGGCGATGCGGGGTCTTTCAGCCTGTTGTCGCTGCGGGCGAAGGATATCTGGATGTCGCTCTCGCCGCTGCTGCAGGAGCAGGAAGTGCCGGTCTGA
- the ectB gene encoding diaminobutyrate--2-oxoglutarate transaminase: MTTHDTVFEVFARHESSARSYCRNFPVVFQRASGSYLYDAQNNAWLDFLSCAGAVNYGHNPDALKQALLEYVANDGIQAALDLHSEAKMAFILDFHRLILAPRALDYRMQFTSPTGTSVVESAIKLARKTRERATIVAFTNGFHGMSSTALGLTGNRDNRQPWADAHVFRLPYEGYLDGLDSVAYLEKLLTDNSSGLDVPAAVILETVQGEGGVNVASAGWLQRLRELTRRHNILLIVDDIQAGCGRTGEFFSFEFAGIEPDIVCLSKSLSGYGLPFSLLLYKPELDQWSPGEDNGTFRGNTTAFVTARAALTTFWADDALSQHVFQLESVVKQWLAEIHLRFAPFIKATRGRGLFYGIEFHQPEHARAISRACFEQKMIIERAGDRDQVVKLMPALTISEAQLRDGLDILQRAIEGVLADALLDQPIAV, encoded by the coding sequence ATGACTACGCATGACACGGTTTTCGAGGTTTTCGCCCGCCATGAGTCCTCGGCGCGCAGCTATTGCCGCAACTTTCCGGTGGTGTTTCAGCGTGCGAGCGGAAGCTATCTGTATGACGCGCAAAATAACGCCTGGCTCGACTTTTTAAGCTGCGCCGGGGCGGTGAACTACGGCCATAACCCCGACGCCCTGAAGCAGGCGCTGCTGGAATATGTCGCCAATGACGGCATCCAGGCCGCGCTGGATCTGCATTCCGAAGCCAAGATGGCGTTTATCCTCGACTTTCACCGGCTGATCCTGGCGCCGCGCGCGCTGGATTACCGGATGCAGTTTACCTCCCCGACCGGCACCAGCGTGGTGGAGTCGGCTATCAAACTTGCCCGCAAAACGCGCGAGCGCGCCACCATCGTGGCGTTTACCAATGGCTTTCACGGCATGTCGTCAACGGCGCTGGGGCTGACCGGCAATCGCGATAACCGCCAGCCGTGGGCCGATGCGCATGTCTTTCGTCTGCCGTATGAGGGCTATCTCGATGGCCTGGATTCTGTCGCGTATCTGGAAAAACTGCTGACGGATAACAGCTCCGGGCTCGACGTGCCCGCGGCGGTTATCCTGGAGACCGTACAGGGCGAAGGGGGCGTGAATGTCGCCTCTGCCGGGTGGCTGCAACGGCTGCGCGAGCTGACCCGTCGCCACAATATTTTGCTGATCGTGGATGATATTCAGGCGGGCTGCGGGCGTACCGGCGAGTTTTTCAGTTTTGAGTTCGCGGGTATCGAGCCGGATATCGTCTGCCTGTCTAAATCGTTAAGCGGCTACGGCCTGCCGTTTTCGCTGCTGCTCTATAAACCGGAGCTGGATCAGTGGAGCCCTGGCGAAGACAACGGCACCTTTCGCGGCAACACGACGGCATTCGTCACCGCCCGCGCCGCGCTGACCACCTTCTGGGCCGACGACGCGCTGAGCCAGCATGTGTTTCAGCTTGAAAGCGTGGTGAAGCAGTGGCTGGCGGAAATCCATCTGCGCTTTGCGCCCTTTATCAAAGCGACCCGTGGCCGCGGGCTGTTTTACGGTATTGAGTTCCACCAGCCGGAACACGCCCGCGCCATATCGCGCGCCTGTTTTGAGCAGAAGATGATTATCGAACGGGCAGGCGACCGCGATCAGGTGGTGAAACTGATGCCCGCGCTGACCATCAGCGAGGCGCAGCTGCGCGACGGACTCGACATCCTGCAGCGTGCGATCGAAGGCGTGCTGGCCGACGCGCTGCTTGACCAGCCGATCGCCGTATAA
- a CDS encoding NAD(P)/FAD-dependent oxidoreductase, producing MTYDVLIVGGGVGGSACAILLRQQGMTVRLIEKMPDAQRYKKLCTHFIQPAAIPVLEQLNMAALASPPYSVRTKAAFITAAGYIDPEGGYGPASEGYALNLERSVLDPALRQQAENAGVESGFGERVTALERTPDGWTLTIEKDAQMQLVQGRVLVAADGRTSAIARLTGNEAVAHENQRATFFAYCSGIAAPEQGRSLFAHSAGGMAFLYPLTGGRTLLSAYVDKETAKRWQEEGAEQALLRYFTTVPQMPDVRNARFETPVYGYQDYPSLVRQPVHADIAFIGDAALSLDPMSGVGCSFALQAASMLAAALGEQASLPAALKAYAQRFNGYFPAHARGIIADSLITKDEARQQQLYQAILADPMLQRQYRDLTGRLLSPPAFQNAYLVSKARQRTATARAGA from the coding sequence ATGACGTATGACGTGTTAATTGTCGGCGGCGGCGTGGGCGGAAGCGCCTGCGCCATCCTGCTGCGCCAGCAGGGCATGACGGTGCGGCTTATCGAAAAAATGCCGGACGCGCAGCGCTATAAAAAGCTCTGCACCCATTTTATCCAGCCCGCCGCGATACCGGTGCTGGAGCAGCTCAACATGGCGGCGCTTGCCAGCCCGCCTTACAGCGTGCGCACCAAAGCGGCGTTTATTACCGCCGCCGGGTATATCGACCCGGAAGGCGGCTACGGCCCGGCGAGCGAAGGGTACGCGCTGAATCTTGAGCGGTCGGTGCTGGACCCGGCGCTGCGCCAGCAGGCGGAAAACGCGGGCGTGGAGAGCGGGTTTGGCGAGCGCGTCACGGCGCTTGAACGCACGCCGGACGGCTGGACGCTGACCATTGAGAAAGACGCGCAGATGCAGTTGGTGCAGGGCCGGGTGCTGGTGGCCGCCGACGGTCGCACCTCCGCCATCGCCCGACTGACGGGTAACGAGGCTGTGGCGCATGAAAACCAGCGGGCGACGTTCTTCGCATATTGCTCGGGTATCGCCGCGCCGGAGCAGGGGCGCTCGCTCTTTGCCCACAGCGCGGGCGGCATGGCGTTTCTCTATCCGCTAACGGGCGGGCGCACGCTGCTGTCGGCTTATGTGGATAAAGAGACGGCGAAACGCTGGCAGGAGGAGGGCGCGGAACAGGCGTTGCTGCGCTACTTCACGACCGTGCCGCAGATGCCGGACGTGCGAAACGCGCGCTTTGAGACGCCGGTTTACGGTTATCAGGATTATCCAAGCCTGGTACGTCAGCCGGTGCACGCGGATATCGCCTTTATCGGCGACGCGGCGCTTTCGCTCGACCCGATGAGCGGCGTGGGATGCAGCTTTGCGCTCCAGGCGGCGTCGATGCTTGCGGCGGCGCTGGGCGAGCAGGCGAGCCTGCCTGCGGCGCTGAAGGCTTACGCGCAGCGCTTCAACGGCTATTTCCCGGCCCACGCGCGCGGCATTATCGCCGATTCGCTGATAACCAAAGACGAAGCCCGCCAGCAGCAGTTGTATCAGGCGATTCTGGCGGATCCGATGCTGCAACGGCAGTACCGCGATCTGACCGGGCGTCTGCTGTCGCCGCCGGCGTTTCAAAATGCGTATCTGGTGAGTAAAGCGCGCCAGCGTACCGCCACGGCGCGGGCAGGCGCATAA
- a CDS encoding acyl carrier protein, whose protein sequence is MSEQSVAALEAVILEKLALQLPDKGPLGAQTPFASLGVDSIGVVILVAELESELDFVFDPADLDMTHFTHAGRLASLLHSKYQLTGE, encoded by the coding sequence ATGTCTGAGCAATCTGTCGCCGCGCTGGAAGCGGTCATTCTGGAGAAGCTGGCGCTACAGCTGCCCGATAAAGGGCCGCTCGGCGCGCAGACTCCCTTCGCGTCGCTGGGCGTGGATTCGATAGGCGTGGTGATCCTCGTGGCGGAACTTGAGAGCGAGCTGGATTTCGTTTTCGACCCGGCTGACCTGGATATGACCCACTTTACGCATGCCGGGCGTCTCGCCTCGCTGTTGCACAGTAAATATCAGCTCACAGGAGAGTGA
- a CDS encoding cysteine peptidase family C39 domain-containing protein, which produces MMTDILYPHDAQLYDRRFMNCAERHAVVFLKERRAQTDLLFYRALVSSDEIFRQIIQQKKPKYNFVNGCFNEPDLNALGIYPHELRGEGFAQIKPDVDALIRQYGFVLISGSVFYFPHCPEYRQKHLHHLVVLNGVDEARDRYQVADDNPASVLCQYQYGLQEVAGFFDNNGDRLARWFTLDHYNSDDATRYFHQALRDYLAHYQDSQQFLSGIEDYLKDNFEAREIKLQLLHDGFSLLSGSRTLFAHYLSLQHPDQDAMTELARQLGQQAFILKSLVVKARITQRLDIADLATRARQFQEQESALLQALRTLLRGH; this is translated from the coding sequence ATGATGACGGATATTCTCTATCCGCACGATGCGCAGCTTTATGATCGCCGCTTTATGAACTGCGCCGAGCGTCACGCCGTGGTGTTTCTTAAAGAACGCCGCGCACAAACCGATCTGCTTTTTTACCGCGCGCTGGTAAGCAGCGATGAGATTTTTCGCCAGATCATTCAGCAAAAAAAGCCGAAATATAATTTTGTGAATGGCTGCTTTAACGAGCCGGACTTAAACGCGCTGGGCATTTATCCCCACGAATTACGGGGCGAGGGCTTTGCGCAAATTAAGCCGGATGTCGATGCGCTTATTCGCCAGTATGGATTTGTGCTTATTTCCGGTTCGGTCTTTTATTTCCCGCACTGTCCGGAATACCGGCAGAAACATTTGCATCATCTGGTGGTGCTGAACGGCGTGGATGAGGCGCGTGACCGTTATCAGGTCGCGGATGATAACCCGGCCAGCGTGCTGTGCCAGTATCAGTATGGATTACAGGAGGTGGCGGGCTTTTTTGATAATAACGGCGACCGGCTGGCGCGCTGGTTTACGCTTGATCATTACAACAGCGACGATGCAACACGCTATTTCCATCAGGCGCTGCGCGATTACCTCGCCCATTATCAGGACAGCCAGCAATTTTTATCCGGCATTGAGGACTACCTGAAAGATAATTTTGAAGCACGTGAAATTAAATTGCAGTTATTACATGACGGATTCAGTTTACTATCAGGATCGCGAACGCTGTTCGCTCACTATTTATCGCTTCAGCATCCCGACCAGGACGCCATGACTGAACTGGCGCGCCAGCTCGGCCAGCAGGCCTTTATTCTGAAAAGCCTGGTGGTGAAAGCGCGCATTACCCAGCGGCTGGATATTGCCGACCTGGCGACGCGCGCCCGACAGTTTCAGGAGCAGGAAAGCGCTTTGTTACAGGCATTACGCACTCTGCTGCGAGGACATTGA
- a CDS encoding MFS transporter, whose amino-acid sequence MTTTVQKKGYGELLREKRFFPFFYSQILTNLGDGLFSVSLIYYALKIGSSSATLGAIVFAITLTRGLLGPLGGVISDRLDRRRYVICLEVLRTLSVLAIPALYYAGLLNIYGLSAIGVFISTLFAISVPAAKALIPTLAGTERLQLANGLIQTVTWPAFFLGSGLLAVLQDRIPSQMLFVVTGVVFGVSSLLLWTMPKSAPRTAPTNRLTPGVFFQELRNGYQVLHVDPVMRTRVWLYGAFTFFWRGSLQICIPILILRTLESPPWLYGALMFANGLAELLANLWVGKRFFQRPLLFTYSCEVLLGSGLLLLALSLWLPFTYLWLFSAVILIGVAAATIDIPLLTVIQKQIPAEHVGKVISYWFTIGSCGGAAGSLLLGMLFELVPVSSGIVITGAVCLFIGLAFYSWAQKRNTFIEERSVDVVV is encoded by the coding sequence ATGACCACAACGGTACAGAAAAAAGGCTACGGGGAGCTGCTGCGCGAAAAACGCTTCTTTCCGTTCTTTTACAGCCAGATCCTGACGAACCTGGGCGATGGGCTGTTTTCCGTTTCGCTTATCTATTACGCGCTGAAGATTGGCTCGTCTTCGGCGACGCTTGGGGCCATCGTGTTTGCTATTACGCTGACGCGCGGCCTGCTCGGCCCGCTGGGCGGCGTCATTAGCGACCGGCTCGACCGCCGCCGCTACGTAATTTGCCTTGAAGTGTTGCGCACCCTGAGCGTACTGGCGATCCCGGCGCTCTATTATGCGGGCTTGCTGAATATTTACGGGCTGTCGGCTATCGGCGTGTTTATCTCCACGCTGTTTGCGATTTCCGTACCGGCGGCCAAAGCGCTGATCCCGACGCTTGCCGGGACGGAACGCCTGCAGCTGGCGAACGGACTGATCCAGACCGTTACCTGGCCCGCGTTTTTCCTCGGCTCCGGCCTGCTGGCGGTACTCCAGGACCGCATTCCTTCTCAGATGCTGTTTGTGGTGACCGGCGTGGTTTTCGGCGTCTCCAGCCTGCTGCTGTGGACGATGCCGAAGAGCGCGCCGCGCACCGCCCCCACGAACCGCCTGACGCCCGGCGTGTTTTTCCAGGAGCTGCGCAACGGTTATCAGGTGTTGCATGTTGACCCGGTGATGCGCACCCGCGTCTGGCTGTATGGCGCGTTTACGTTCTTCTGGCGCGGCAGCCTGCAAATTTGCATCCCGATCCTTATCCTGCGCACGCTGGAAAGCCCGCCGTGGCTCTACGGCGCGCTGATGTTTGCCAACGGGCTTGCGGAGCTGCTGGCGAATTTGTGGGTCGGGAAGCGGTTCTTCCAGCGTCCGCTGCTGTTTACCTACTCCTGCGAAGTGCTGCTCGGAAGCGGCCTGCTGCTGCTGGCGCTGAGCCTGTGGCTGCCGTTCACTTACCTCTGGCTGTTCTCGGCGGTGATTCTGATTGGCGTCGCGGCCGCGACCATTGATATCCCGCTGCTGACGGTGATTCAGAAGCAGATCCCGGCGGAACATGTCGGGAAGGTGATCAGCTACTGGTTTACTATCGGCTCGTGCGGCGGCGCGGCAGGCTCTTTGCTGCTGGGAATGCTGTTTGAGCTGGTGCCTGTCAGCAGCGGTATTGTGATAACCGGCGCGGTGTGCCTGTTTATTGGCCTGGCGTTCTATAGCTGGGCGCAAAAGCGCAATACGTTTATTGAAGAACGCAGCGTGGACGTGGTGGTATAA
- the mnmE gene encoding tRNA uridine-5-carboxymethylaminomethyl(34) synthesis GTPase MnmE, with the protein MSHNDTIVAQATPPGRGGVGILRVSGQQARDVAHAVLGKLPKPRYADYLPFKDADGTALDQGIALWFPGPNSFTGEDVLELQGHGGPVILDLLLKRILTLPGVRIARPGEFSERAFLNDKLDLAQAEAIADLIDASSEQAARSALNSLQGAFSARVNHLVEALTHLRIFVEAAIDFPDEEIDFLSDGKIEAQLNDVIGDLDAVRAEARQGSLLREGMKVVIAGRPNAGKSSLLNALAGREAAIVTDIAGTTRDVLREHIHIDGMPLHIIDTAGLREASDEVERIGIERAWQEIEQADRVLFMVDGTTTDATDPAQIWPDFIARLPAKLPITVVRNKADVTGEQPGMSEVNGHSLIRLSARTSEGVEVLRSHLKQSMGFDTSMEGGFLARRRHLQALEDAANHLQQGKAQLLGAWAGELLAEELRLAQQALSEITGEFTSDDLLGRIFSSFCIGK; encoded by the coding sequence ATGAGCCATAACGACACTATTGTCGCCCAGGCAACGCCTCCCGGACGCGGCGGCGTGGGCATTCTGCGCGTTTCCGGCCAACAGGCGCGGGACGTGGCGCACGCCGTTTTGGGCAAGCTGCCCAAGCCCCGTTACGCCGATTATCTGCCGTTCAAAGATGCTGACGGCACCGCGCTCGATCAGGGTATCGCGCTGTGGTTCCCCGGCCCCAATTCTTTTACCGGTGAAGATGTGCTGGAGCTGCAGGGCCACGGCGGCCCGGTAATTCTGGATTTGCTGTTAAAGCGCATCCTGACGTTGCCCGGCGTACGCATCGCGCGTCCTGGCGAATTCTCCGAACGGGCGTTTCTGAACGACAAACTCGATCTCGCCCAGGCAGAAGCGATTGCCGACCTTATCGATGCCAGTTCTGAGCAGGCGGCACGTTCAGCGCTAAACTCGCTTCAGGGCGCGTTTTCTGCGCGCGTGAATCATCTGGTAGAGGCGCTGACTCATCTGCGTATTTTTGTCGAAGCCGCAATTGATTTCCCGGATGAAGAGATCGATTTCCTCTCCGATGGCAAAATCGAAGCCCAGCTTAACGACGTTATTGGCGATCTCGACGCTGTACGCGCCGAAGCGCGTCAGGGCAGTCTGCTGCGCGAAGGGATGAAAGTGGTCATTGCGGGCCGCCCGAACGCCGGGAAATCCAGCCTGCTGAATGCGCTGGCAGGCCGCGAAGCGGCGATTGTGACCGACATTGCGGGCACAACCCGCGACGTATTACGCGAGCACATCCATATTGACGGTATGCCGTTGCATATCATCGACACCGCCGGTCTGCGCGAGGCGAGCGATGAAGTGGAACGCATCGGTATTGAGCGCGCCTGGCAGGAAATTGAGCAAGCCGACCGCGTGCTGTTTATGGTCGACGGCACCACGACGGATGCCACCGACCCGGCGCAAATTTGGCCCGACTTTATTGCCCGTCTTCCCGCGAAATTACCGATTACCGTAGTGCGTAACAAAGCAGACGTTACCGGTGAGCAGCCGGGCATGAGCGAAGTAAATGGTCACTCACTTATTCGTCTTTCCGCACGCACCAGCGAAGGCGTTGAAGTATTACGCAGCCATCTCAAACAAAGCATGGGCTTTGATACCAGCATGGAAGGCGGCTTCCTGGCTCGCCGTCGACATCTGCAGGCGCTGGAAGACGCGGCGAATCACCTGCAACAGGGCAAAGCGCAATTGCTGGGCGCCTGGGCAGGCGAACTGCTGGCCGAAGAGCTGCGTCTGGCGCAGCAGGCGTTAAGTGAAATCACCGGTGAATTTACCTCTGACGATTTGCTGGGCCGTATTTTCTCGAGCTTCTGTATTGGTAAATAA